A segment of the Prochlorococcus sp. RS04 genome:
GTAGGAACTACAGGTCTAAGCCCTTCGCAAATACAAGATTTGTCTGTTTTTGCTCAGAAAGCATCGGTTGGTTGTGCAATAATTCCTAATTTTTCAGTAGGTATGGTTCTTCTTCAGCAAGCGGCATCTGTAGCTGCAAAGTTTTACGACAATATTGAATTAATTGAGATGCATCATAATCAAAAAGCTGATTCTCCTAGTGGGACGTGTATAAAAACTGCAGAAATGATTGAAGAATATCCAAAGAAATTTAATCAGAATTTAGTAAAAGAGTCTGAGTCATTGAAAGGTGTACGAGGCGGGCTCAGAGATTCAGGAATTAATATACATTCTGTACGATTACCAGGCTTACTCGCTCATCAGTTAGTAATTATGGGATCTCCAGGTGAAACATACACAATTAAACATGACACTATTGATAGGAAGGCATATATGCCAGGAGTTTTACAGGCTATTAAAAAAATTGGTAATTATGAAACTTTAGTTTACGGACTTGAAAAATTGATTTTTTAAAATGATAATTCCAATTAATTCAAGTCAAATTTCAAAACTTATTCCTGCAGTTGGTACAGGAAGTCAATTTAAGTACGCTTTGGGGAATCCTAGAAAAATTCTTCAAAGAATAATAGTTTCTTCAATTGGTGGATTTATCTCATTAATTATTAGTTCGACTGGAGATCAAACTAATAATTTCTGGTTATTCCTATGTGTAGGTTTCTTTTTGTATATCATCTGGGGCCCTATTCTTGAATCAAGTAGAAAAAACTTGCAATTAAGAAAATATAAATTTTTTTCTATATTTGATGGATATGTATCAGATATTTATAAAACAGAAAAGCTTGAGAGTTCAAGAGAACAATCTAATAGGCAAGGTCGATTAGAAGTTATCGAAAACAAAAGGACTTGGTTAGTACTTGAATTAGAAGATGAAGATGGTTATTTAGAAAAATTAAGTTTTCCTATGGAAAATAAGCACAGTCAAATTAGGGTTGGTTCGAATATTAGATGTTTAATAACATCTGATAACCGCAATTTTGACAGAGATTTTTATTTGACCGATGCTTGGCTTCCTGAAATTAACTTATGGGTTGGTGAGTACCCCTATTTATTAAGACCAGCATTTGAGGAAATTTGCTATATTTATCTGAATAGATAGTTGATGCTTATATAATACGATGAAAAATAAATTGAATTTTAAAATTGTTGGATCAGGGCCCACAGGTTTATTACTTTCAATTGCACTTTCAAAATTTGAATGCAATATTTTTTTAACTGATTTATTAACAAAAGATAGATTAATTGATAAAGATAAAACTTATGCAATTACTCACTCAACAAGAAAAATCTTATCTAAATTCAGACTTTGGGAAAAATTAGAACCATTTTTATTTGGCTTTGACACCCTTTCAATTTCAGATAGCGTAACTTCTGCTTTCACCAATTTATCAACTTCTGACTTAGATGATGATATAAGTTCTGCCGAAAATATTGGCTGGGTAGTTAAACATTCGGATCTCATGAACGTATTTTTTCAAGAGATTGACAATTATGAAAATATTTTTTTTATAACACCACAGAGATTGTTACGTAAAAAAATATTATTTGACTATCAATTCTTTTCAACAGGAGCAAACTCACTTGATAAAAAATTCATAGATTTTGTTGATATAAAAAAATCCTATAGTCAGTCTTGTTTAACTTTTAAAGTTTCTCTTAGAGGTCATTGTGAAAAACGAGCTTATGAAATTTTTAGAAAAGAAGGCCCACTTGCATTATTACCTTTAGAAAAAAAATTATATCAAGTAATATGGACTTCCAGTACATCAAAGGCAATTGAAAGGTTGAATTCTGACAAGAATTTTTTAATGGATAATTTATCAACAATCTTGCCTAATGAATTTAAGTTGGATCAAATAATTGGCGAATTTAATATTTTTCCTGTTTCATTATCCTTAAATTTACCAGTTTTAAATTTTAAAAAATTAGTTTTTGTAGGAGATGCATTTCATACATTTCATCCTGTTGGTGGTCAGGGTCTAAATACTTGCTGGAGAGATGTTAATACTATTTATGATCTTTTTAATAAAAATACTGCTATTACTAAATTGCAATTGAGATTATTTAAATTTAAGTATTTTTCAAGCAGAATTTTAGATATTATTGTCACTATTTTTATAACTGACTCGTTGATATCACTTTTTGCTAATCGAAACGTTTTTTTATTTCCAATAAGGAAATTTTCATTTTTACTTTTAAATAAATTTTTTTTTACAAGAAAATTAGTCCTTAATCAAATGACTAAATCTCTCTTTTACTCAAGTATTAAATAGAATTCATGAATAATTATTTATCTAGAGAAATGATAATTTATTTATTTAATGTATTAGGTTTAGATGAATCTACTATTGAACTTGGTATAAAATTATCTATAAAAAATAACACTCCATTACCAATATTATTATGGAGTTATGGAATGCTAACTATTGAAGAACTAGATAAGTTATATTCATTTTTATTTCAAAAAATGGATTAATAATTCTGTTATAATTCTTTTATATTTAATCGAGAACAATTACAGCTTTAACTAAGGGAAATCAGGTATCAAGACAATCTATAGAGAAGCTTGATTTATTATTAATAATCCTAGAAACTATTGATTTAAATGGTATTCAATCCCTTTACGCTTTATCAGATAGACTTGATTTAAATGATGTTCTACCAAATAAAATTACTATTTGGAAATTAAGGAATAATAATCCATTGAGAAAATCCTATGTCAACAACAATATTAAAGTAAACGAATTCGATGCCTTAATTAAAATCACCGTTGAAATGTCTAAATATTTATATCCTTATATCAGAGAGATACTGAAATCTAAAGAAGATATTAAAGAGAATTCAATTATTTGGAATGATTTTAATAAGAGATTTATTGAGTTGATTAAAGAGAGATTTAATGTAGATAGTATGAGAGTGAAAAAGCTTTTAAATCAAGCTGAAAATGGTGAGATTATAATAAAATCTTTGCTTATTTTATCTTTTTGTATTTCAAATCAGGGTTATCAAAAGTTGAAGAATTTTTTATACGATTTTTAATATGATGCAAAATAAATTGTCATTTCATCAATCTTCAGTAAGTCTCGAAATAATCGGATTGCCAGATTATTCCAATAATGAAAATAAAGATCAAATATCTATAATTTCTCAATGGAAATTAACTATAGTTGATAAACCACTTATTGAAGGCAAAATTGAACATTTATGGCCTATTATGGATGCTTTTTATATTTATTCAAATCTTTTAATCAAAAACGAAATTCCAATATATGAGTCAAAATTAATCGATATAAAAGCCGATAATATCCACATACATAATATTGTTCTCAAGAGTTCTAAAGCAAATGTAAAGCCTTTAGTTCTAAAGATTGGTAATTCATTGCTTTCAGATACCATAAATTGTTTTGATCAGTTAAATGAATCGCCAAAAGTAAGAATAAAAAAAACAGATACACTTACTAAAATTCCAAAAAAATTAAAATTTGGGTTAAATAAAAAAGTCAAATTTTTCAATTTCTTTATTCCACCATTTTTTGCAATTTGCTCTTTAATTCTATTCTCCTCTTCTTTTATTTATTTTTATAGTCCTTTTGAAAATATAGAAAAAAAAGAACTAACAAATCCTAAATAAAGAGCAATTAGCATCTTAAATACAAACACGATACTATAGGTTAATTTATTCTCAGAGTTATTTAAATTTTTCTTTGAGCTTTGATTTATGGCAGATTTAAACATCCCAAATTTGAATATTAAACCTGATAAATATATTTTTAAAAAAAAATTAAATTTAAGAAGAAAATCTAAAAGAAGACTATTTACTGAATCTTTCTTTTTATTTATTTTGAGTCTTTTATTAGTTTATATAAATTATTTAATTCCTAATAAAAATTTGCTGTTACAAAATTTACCTTCGACATTTAATAAATCTTTTTTATTATTGATTGATCTCTTTTCATATCTCTATGAGATATTTTTGGTGATTTTTATTTTTGTATCTTCTTTTACTGCTCTTATTTTAATGATAGGTTCAATTAATAGATTATTTAAAGTCTCAAAGAGAAAGTCAAAACAAATTGTTTATAAATAATTTCAAATAGGCTGCATTAGGCCTCCACTTCCTGAATCTGAATCATCATCATCATTTTCTGTTTCTTCTCCAAATAATGCAAATATGCCTAATACAATTGATGAAAGAATAATTGATAAGGGTAAAATCGAAGTTTGGATTCCGACGTCTATATATTCACCCATAAAATAAATAAATTTTTATAAACCTAACCGAAATCAAACTGATTCGCGGATTTTAAATAATTATTTAATAATTTAATCCGTTTTAATAAGTTCTTTATCGAAATTCTTTATTTCTCTTTCAAAAGAATCGAACCACAACATTAGTTGATCAATTTGATTTTGAATTTCAGTTGCACCTAAGCCCCTTATAGTAATGATTGAAAATTGATCGCCTTCAATAAAATTAAATTTATTTTGAACACTACTTGCCAAAGAATTTTTAAGAATTTTGAAAGTAGAATTTTTTAATTTTGTCTCTATCAAGATGTTTGGCTTTTTGAGCTTTATCTTATTAAAACCACATTTTTTAGCTAGTAACTTTAGTCTCATTATCATAATTAAGGACTCAACAGGTTTGGGTAAGTTTCCATATCTATTAACCCAGTCTGTAGCTAATTCAGTTAATTCATCATTATTTGAACATTCAGTAACAGATTTGTAAGCTTCAAGCTTCTCTTCTCTGTTTAATATCCATGTTGCAGGTATAAATGCATTTATTGGTAGATCAATTTGAGTGTCGTTAACTTCAGGTATTTCTTGCCCGCTGATTTCTGAAATAGCCTCATGGAGCATTTCTATATATAAATCATATCCAATAGCATTAACCTTTCCACTTTGTTCTTCTCCTAGTAAACTACCAACACCTCTTATTTCCATATCTTTCATTGCAAGTTGGTATCCACTACCTAGTTCTGAAAAGTCTTTTATCGCTTTCAATCTTTGTTTTGCAGCGTCTTTAATTTTATTTATATTTGGATAAAATAACCAAGCATATGCTTGTACACCGCTTCTACCAACTCTTCCTCTAAGTTGATAAAGTTGTGAAAGGCCAAATTTGTGAGAATCTTCAATAATGATTGTATTTACTTTAGGGATGTCTAATCCACTTTCAATTATCGTTGTGCATATCATTAGATCTACTTCTCCATTATTAAAAGCAATCATTGCATTTTCAAGCTCTGTTTCGTTCATTTGCCCATGAGCAATAATAAATTTTAAGCTGGGAAACATATTTTTTAATTTGTTTACAGCTTGATCTATATCAGAAATTCTTGGAAGAACATAAAAAATTTGACCTCCCCTATCAAGTTCTTGATTAATTGCAGTTCTTATAACATCCATATCTATTTCAGATAAATACGTTTTTATTGATCTTCTTGATGGTGGAGGAGTGTTTAATAAGCTCATTTGTCTTAGTCCAGATAAGCTCATATAAAGAGTTCTTGGAATTGGAGTTGCCGAGAGAGTTAAAACGTCTATGTTGGTTTTGATTTTTTTTATTTTCTCCTTTTGCCTTACTCCAAATCTTTGTTCTTCATCAATAACTAGTAGTCCTAAGTTTTTAATTTCTATTTCTTTTCCTAAAATTTGGTGCGTTGCTACAACTAAATCAATTTTGTTATTTTTCAAACCTGCATAGATTTCCTTTCTTTCATTAACAGTTTTGAATCTATTGAGTAATGATACTTTTATTGGGTAAGGTGAAAATCTATTACTTATTGTTCTCCAATGTTGCTGAGCTAGGATTGTTGTAGGTGCTAGTAGTATTACTTGTTTGCCTGATGTAATAGCCTTAAAAATAGCCCGAACAGCTACTTCTGTTTTACCAAATCCTACATCTCCACAAACTAGCCTATCCATTGGCTTATCGCTTTCCATATCAGATTTTATTTCTTCTACAGCAGTAATTTGGTCAGGTGTTGGTTGATAAGGGAATGATTCCTCTAATTCATCTTGCCAAGGACCATCTTCTGGGAAAATGTAACCCTTTAATTTTTCTCTCTTTGCATAAAGTTTTAAAATATCGACAGCAACTTTTTTGATTTGTTTTTTATTTTTTTCTTTTATTTTTTCCCATTCTGTCCCTCCTAATTTATTTATTTTCGGCTTTATTTTTCCGCTTGATCTATATCTGTTAACACTACCAAGTTGATCAGCGGCAATACTTATCTTTCCATCTTGATACTGAATGACTAAATAATCTCTTGACTCTCCCGTTATATTTATTTTTTCTATTTTTATAAATTTTCCTATTCCATGATTTTTATGAACTATAAAATCACCGGGACTAATTTTATTTACATTTATATTTGAATTGACACTTCTTTTTTTTCTTCTTATGAATACATTATTAAAAAGAAATTGTTGTGAAAATAATTCTCTATCTGTTATCAGGACAACTTTCCATATCGGAAGATAAAACCCCTCGATTTCGTAATTGTTCTTATTTTTTAAAATTAGAGGCGTTGAATTATTAATTGACTTATATGCTTCATCAATATCATTAGGATTGTTTAAGAAGTTTACATTACATTCGTGCTCAAAAAGTAAAGTGCTTGTTCTCAATGGTTGTGCTGATAATATCCATACTTTTTCATTATTTTTTATATTTTTATTTATATCATTGGATAATTTCCCTACATTTTTTGAGTATGAATTTAATCTTTTATCGTTTAACAAAAATCTATTATCAATATTGTTTTTAGATTCAAATTCATAAAATTTTATTAAATTAAAATTTCCTAGTGAATTTAATATTTTGTCAAACATTAAATGCAAATTAGGTTTGGCCTCTAAATTAATGTCATTATTTTTAAGGTTTTCATTTAATTCATACGTACAATTATCAAAATTACTTTCTGAATCTAGATACCAATTATTTGCAAATTTTTTACAATCTTCTAATTCATCAATTACAAGTATTGTTTCCCTATTTATATAATCTATTATGTTTGAGGGTTCCTCTTCAATTATTCCTAAATAACGATCAAGATTATTTTTATTTATATCTTCTGAATTAAAAAGATTGTTCTTAGATAAATTATTTAACTTATCTTTTATTAGCAAATCAAATCCAGCCTGTATTATTTCAATATTATTTATACTTTCTAATGTTTTCTGTGTATTGGGATCATATTCTCTTATTTTCTCAATTACATTATCAAAAAATTCTAATCTTATTGGAAACTCATTATTGACAGGATAAATATCTATTATTTCTCCTCTCCTACTCCAAAATCCTTCAGTGGAAGTTACATTATCCTTCGTATAGCCCAGCAAAGTAAGTTTATTTGCTAATTCTTGAATCTCGATTTGAATCCCTTTTTGCAAATCTAACTTGTTTTCAATTAATAGGTTTTTATTTATTAGATGAGGTTGTAGTGATCTCTCAGTTGATATAACAATATTTAGTTCATTTTTCTCTTTTTTTATTAATTTGGATAAAACAGTAAGCTGACTAAATTCAATCTCTTTGGATTTATTAATTGATGAGTATGGTAGATGTTCTGTTGGAGGATAATATAAAACTGCTTTGTCATTTATACTTTCAAAATAACCAATCCATTTGTAGGCAATTTCTACATTAGGACAAATTAATAATATATTTCTCCCCTCTTTTTTTGCGATACTTTCTAATATTATTGATTTTGCATATCTACTTGAACCAACAATATTTAATTCATTATTTTTTGAAATTCTTTTTATTAATTCAGAAGTAATTTGTGAGTTCGAAATATAATCAACTAAAGTATTTAAACTCATTTATAACTATCAATCTTGATTACAAATAACCGATACATTATATTAGATTTTATACTGATTGTGGATAATATTTGATGGATTCAGCCGCAATAAATTCTTTTATACCCACACTAGATCAGGTAGACAGTTGGTACGAAATCTTTACACTTTTACCAATATTAATTGCTCTAGAATTATTATTATCGGCAGATAATGCTGTAGCACTAGCTTCTCTTACTAAATCCCTCGATAGTTCAGAATTAAGGTCAAGAGCCTTAAATATTGGTATAACAATATCTTTATTATTTAGAATTATTCTAATCATATTATCTAATATTCTCCTAAAATTTATTCTCATTAGAGTTTTTGCTGGTTTTTATTTAATTTATTTATTCTTCTCTAATGTTTTTTTAAATTCAGATATAGAAAACGCTGAAAATGGGACAGATAATAATAAAAATAATTTTAGGTTCTTAAGGGTTGTAGCTCTTCTTTCAATTACTGATTTTGCTTTTTCCATAGATAGTATCACTACCGCAGTAGCTATCAGTGATCAATACATATTAATTATATTTGGAGCAGTGATTGGAGTATTAGCCTTAAGATTTACATCGGGGATTTTTCTGAAACTTCTTGATATATTTTCTAGATTAGAAACAGCCGGTTACGTAGCGATTTTAATAGTTGGGATTAAACTTTTACTAAATACGTTAATTAAAGAATCTATTCTTCCAGACTATTATTTTTATTTTTTGATTCTTTTTGCTTTCATTTGGGGATTCTCTAAAAAAGAATCTAAAACTTAATCTGAGAGATATTCACCTACTGATGGCTTTAGCTGTTGTATCAATTGCTTTTTGCTAGATATGTTTTTGCCTTCAAGTTTTGCTTCTAACAAAAGAATCGGTTCAGTTTTAGTTGAAATTATTATTCCTTCATTTTCTATTACAGCAAGAATAATACCTGGTCTTGAATAATTGCTCATGAAAAGGTATTTTTCATTTTTAATTTCATCACTACTCAAAACTTTGATTTTAAGTATTTTTAGGTTCTTACCTTTAAAAGTTGTATTTGCTCGTGGGTATAATCCTTTTATTTTTTGAGAAATTTCAATTGCCTCATTACCCCAATCAACTCTAAAGTCTGATTTTTCAATCATTCTTGCATAAGTAATTTCTCTTCCAAGGGAAGTTTGTTTTGTTAATTTGGAATTAGTATTTTTATAAATATTTTCTTCGAGAAGTGATGTGGCATTTATAAATAATTTTGCAGATAAAATACTAAGTTTTTCCGATAGTGTTTTTAAATTATCGTCATTACCAATTTTAATTTTGTCTTCTAATAATAAGTCGCCAGTATCTAGTCCCTCATCCATTTTCATAATTCCTACACCAGTAAATTCATCGCCTTTTATTAGTGACCATTGGATCGGGGCTGCGCCACGCCATCTTGGAAGCAATGAAGCATGTGCGTTCCAACATCCAAATTTTGGGATTTCCAATATCTCTTTGGGTAATATTTTCCCGTAAGCTATAACAATAAATAAATCACAAGATAGCGATTTAAGTTCATTTATAAAATGTATATTGTCCCTGATTTTTGCTGGAGTATAAATTTTTATAGATTCTTGCTCGGCAAAGCTTTTAACAGGTGAGGATATTAATTTATTTCCCCTAGATCTTTTCTTATCGGGTTGGCTAACTACTCCAATTACCTCGTGCTTAGATTTAATAAAAATATCAAGGCTCGCAATTGAATATTCAGGTGTTCCCCAGAATATTATTCTCACGCGTCACCAGTTATTGATAATTCATCTACCCATATATGTGGAGAAATTCCACTTGTTGTTACTTCTTGGTTTGATTCAATATTTACTATATTCTTCAAAAGATATTTGATATCGCCCGCAACAGTAGCAGATTCTATTGAGATTTTTTTACCATTTTTATAGAGCCATCCATCAAATGGAAGAGAGAATGAACCTTGACTTGCCCTGACACCTGCATGTATAGCATTTAATTCTTCAATATAAACAAATTCCCCTTCATAAGTTGAGTGATCTAATGATGTTTTTAGATCTGCGTTTTTCTCTGATTTCTCAACTACTATCCAATCAGGAGATACTGAGACTTTTGATCCTAGTCCAGCATGTCCTGTGGGGATTGTTTTAAATATTCTTGCAGTTGATTCAGAATGTATAAAATTTTGAAGTCTCCCTTTGTTAATTAAACATAGTCTTTTGGTAGGAGTTCCCTCTCCATCAAATGGTGATGAAGAAATATTTTTTTCGTGAAGTCCATCATCATAAATATTAAGTGCTTCTGTAGAAAGTTTCTCTCCTATAGAATTTTTATTAGATAAGCTAACTCCATCTAAAATGCTCCTAGCATTAAACATTGAACTAAAGGCATTTATGATCGTTAAAAAAGACTCTGGTGAAAAACATATTAAATATTTATCAGTTTTGATAGATGAATAATTTAAATGAGAAATTGTTTTATTAGAAGCGTCTTTGATACACGACTCTATGTCTATATCTTCAACTCCATATCCAAGTTTTACAGAACCCGAGCTACGAGGTTTCTTATCTTTCTCTTCTGCTCTTGCATATAAATAAAGTGCAGCTTGACTTTTGGTATAGCTCCGAAAGGCACCATCACTATTTGCATAAACTCTCTCATAAAAACTCTCAGAAAGACCATTATACGGAACAGATTTTATGGATTCATGGCTTTCTAATAGTTTTACTTCCGCTTCTCTTAAAAGAGTAAGTAATTTTTTTATTCCAACAGGATTTCTTTTTTTTGAGTCCTTAACTTCAATAGGATCTTTGGCTAGTGGTGAGAATTCTGTTATTTCATTCTTGTTACCAAAATCTGATGCGATATTTGCTTGATTTAGAGCTTTTTTAATGCCAGATTCACTGATATCACTAGTTGTTGTAATACCAACTAAATTAGATTCGTTCCAAACTCTTATAGTTAAAATTTGCTTTTCTGATGCCTTAAGTTGTTTAGCCTCACCTTTATCTACTTGTACAGAATAATCATTAGAAAAGCTTGCACCATAATCCCACTTTTTAAGATTTAGAGAATCTGCAGCTTCAGAGATTTGAATAGTAATTTCTTTTGAATTCATTCCTATCTTCCTCCAACAGTGATTGAATCAACCTTAATATGAGGTTGGCCAACAGTTACATTGACACTTCCACTGATAGATCCACAAAATCCAGGCGCTAATTCGAGGTCATTTCCACACATTGATATTTTTGGCATAACTTCTTTTGCCTCACCAATCAAAGTTGCTCCCTTTACTGGATTAGTTAATTTTCCATTTTTAATAAGATATCCTTCTTCTACTGCAAAATTAAATTGTCCTGTAGCACCTACACTGCCACCACCCATTGATTTGCAGTAAAGACCATCACTAATACTGTTGATTAAATCCTCTTTTGAGTGCTCACCTTTAGCTATATAAGTATTTCTCATTCGTGAAGCTGCAGCAAAAGAATAATTTTGTCTTCTTCCACTTCCTGTTCTTTTATGGCCAGTTCTTAATTCACCTGCCCTGTCAGATATGAATTTTTTTAAAATTCCATCTTTTATAAGAACTGATTTTTCGGGTTCCATACCTTCATCATCTACTGATAATGAACCAAAGGATCCTTCTGAAATTCCTTCGTCTATTGCTGTTACAGATTCATGTGCAATTTTTTCATTCAATTTGTTCTCAAATGGGGTTGTTCCTCTCTCTATTTGAGTCGTTTCAAGTAAATGACCGCAGGCTTCGTGGAATATAACGCCACCAAATTTATTAGCTAATACAACAGGCATTTGTCCCGCATCGACATAATCTGCGTACAACATGTTCATTGAGCTTTCAAATACATCATTAGCTGCTTTTTCGTTATCCCATAATCTGAATTCATGAGGCATTCCTGACGATCCAAATCTTCTACTTCCACTAGATCTATATTGGGCATCACTAGCAATCACGTTGAGTCCAACTGTTTGATGCAACCTAATATCTGAGACATAGGTTCCATCGCTGGAGGCTATAATTACTTCCTGTAGATTTCTAGAGTAACTTCCTTTTCTAGTTATTATTTTATTATTTTTTTTTAGAGACTTCGTGCTGACTAATAGTTTTTCACTTATCTCATGTATAGATGGGACTTCATTAATCCATTTTTTCTTAGATAAACTATAGTCCCTATGTTTATCAAGACCGTTAAATACTTCTATTTTTTTATTATCTGTTATGTCTAACATCTCAATAGCCTGAGATACCGACCTCATCAAGCCATTCTTTGTTAAATCATTTGTACTTACAAAACCATCCTTTTTATCTTTGAAGATTCTAATACCAGCACCTCTTCCAAATGATGGACTTACACTTGTAATGAAATCCTCTTCAGCTAGAACGCTTGAGTTGTCTGTATTCTCTATAAATATTTCTACAAAATCAGCACCAAGTCCAATTCCGTAGAAAATGATTTCTTCTAATAAATCTTTATTGCAACTACCAAAAACGATTTCATTTGATTTGATTTGTGACGAAAGCATATGAGTCTATAAATCTTCTCTGGATTAAAGATTATCTAATCGAAGGTTGGAAATCTTTGCTATCAAGAGGTTTTAATAAGTATAGTCTTAATAGCTGGTAACCGTTTGATAAATATTTAGGTAATTTTTTAAAAGTTTTAGATACTTTATTTCCATCACTGTTTGCAATATCAGAAAGAACCTTATTATTCTCTACTATTTTATCTAATCTGCCATAAAAAGATTTATCATAAACGTCCATTACTACAGGGAAAACTCTAGCTGCAGTTTCATTTGTTTTATTAATAACAAACTGGTCGTAATCTCTGGCATCTAAACCTAAAGAACTGTAGAAATCTTTTTTAATTCCCAAATCCCTTGCATACATAGTTGCAAATACAGCTAATAGAAAGAACCTAGACCATAACTT
Coding sequences within it:
- the dapB gene encoding 4-hydroxy-tetrahydrodipicolinate reductase yields the protein MTENSKKPIPVLVSGALGRMGSEVVNTVLNSTDCELVAAIDINEKNNGSNISELLKVKNSDILVSNDFEGTLCSVSQNYRNERIKPVLVDFTHPDSVYENTRSAIAYGVSPVVGTTGLSPSQIQDLSVFAQKASVGCAIIPNFSVGMVLLQQAASVAAKFYDNIELIEMHHNQKADSPSGTCIKTAEMIEEYPKKFNQNLVKESESLKGVRGGLRDSGINIHSVRLPGLLAHQLVIMGSPGETYTIKHDTIDRKAYMPGVLQAIKKIGNYETLVYGLEKLIF
- a CDS encoding FAD-dependent monooxygenase, translating into MKNKLNFKIVGSGPTGLLLSIALSKFECNIFLTDLLTKDRLIDKDKTYAITHSTRKILSKFRLWEKLEPFLFGFDTLSISDSVTSAFTNLSTSDLDDDISSAENIGWVVKHSDLMNVFFQEIDNYENIFFITPQRLLRKKILFDYQFFSTGANSLDKKFIDFVDIKKSYSQSCLTFKVSLRGHCEKRAYEIFRKEGPLALLPLEKKLYQVIWTSSTSKAIERLNSDKNFLMDNLSTILPNEFKLDQIIGEFNIFPVSLSLNLPVLNFKKLVFVGDAFHTFHPVGGQGLNTCWRDVNTIYDLFNKNTAITKLQLRLFKFKYFSSRILDIIVTIFITDSLISLFANRNVFLFPIRKFSFLLLNKFFFTRKLVLNQMTKSLFYSSIK
- a CDS encoding DUF2949 domain-containing protein → MNNYLSREMIIYLFNVLGLDESTIELGIKLSIKNNTPLPILLWSYGMLTIEELDKLYSFLFQKMD
- a CDS encoding DUF3038 domain-containing protein: MEKLDLLLIILETIDLNGIQSLYALSDRLDLNDVLPNKITIWKLRNNNPLRKSYVNNNIKVNEFDALIKITVEMSKYLYPYIREILKSKEDIKENSIIWNDFNKRFIELIKERFNVDSMRVKKLLNQAENGEIIIKSLLILSFCISNQGYQKLKNFLYDF
- a CDS encoding DUF4335 domain-containing protein, which codes for MMQNKLSFHQSSVSLEIIGLPDYSNNENKDQISIISQWKLTIVDKPLIEGKIEHLWPIMDAFYIYSNLLIKNEIPIYESKLIDIKADNIHIHNIVLKSSKANVKPLVLKIGNSLLSDTINCFDQLNESPKVRIKKTDTLTKIPKKLKFGLNKKVKFFNFFIPPFFAICSLILFSSSFIYFYSPFENIEKKELTNPK
- the mfd gene encoding transcription-repair coupling factor, which gives rise to MSLNTLVDYISNSQITSELIKRISKNNELNIVGSSRYAKSIILESIAKKEGRNILLICPNVEIAYKWIGYFESINDKAVLYYPPTEHLPYSSINKSKEIEFSQLTVLSKLIKKEKNELNIVISTERSLQPHLINKNLLIENKLDLQKGIQIEIQELANKLTLLGYTKDNVTSTEGFWSRRGEIIDIYPVNNEFPIRLEFFDNVIEKIREYDPNTQKTLESINNIEIIQAGFDLLIKDKLNNLSKNNLFNSEDINKNNLDRYLGIIEEEPSNIIDYINRETILVIDELEDCKKFANNWYLDSESNFDNCTYELNENLKNNDINLEAKPNLHLMFDKILNSLGNFNLIKFYEFESKNNIDNRFLLNDKRLNSYSKNVGKLSNDINKNIKNNEKVWILSAQPLRTSTLLFEHECNVNFLNNPNDIDEAYKSINNSTPLILKNKNNYEIEGFYLPIWKVVLITDRELFSQQFLFNNVFIRRKKRSVNSNINVNKISPGDFIVHKNHGIGKFIKIEKINITGESRDYLVIQYQDGKISIAADQLGSVNRYRSSGKIKPKINKLGGTEWEKIKEKNKKQIKKVAVDILKLYAKREKLKGYIFPEDGPWQDELEESFPYQPTPDQITAVEEIKSDMESDKPMDRLVCGDVGFGKTEVAVRAIFKAITSGKQVILLAPTTILAQQHWRTISNRFSPYPIKVSLLNRFKTVNERKEIYAGLKNNKIDLVVATHQILGKEIEIKNLGLLVIDEEQRFGVRQKEKIKKIKTNIDVLTLSATPIPRTLYMSLSGLRQMSLLNTPPPSRRSIKTYLSEIDMDVIRTAINQELDRGGQIFYVLPRISDIDQAVNKLKNMFPSLKFIIAHGQMNETELENAMIAFNNGEVDLMICTTIIESGLDIPKVNTIIIEDSHKFGLSQLYQLRGRVGRSGVQAYAWLFYPNINKIKDAAKQRLKAIKDFSELGSGYQLAMKDMEIRGVGSLLGEEQSGKVNAIGYDLYIEMLHEAISEISGQEIPEVNDTQIDLPINAFIPATWILNREEKLEAYKSVTECSNNDELTELATDWVNRYGNLPKPVESLIMIMRLKLLAKKCGFNKIKLKKPNILIETKLKNSTFKILKNSLASSVQNKFNFIEGDQFSIITIRGLGATEIQNQIDQLMLWFDSFEREIKNFDKELIKTD
- a CDS encoding TerC family protein, producing MDSAAINSFIPTLDQVDSWYEIFTLLPILIALELLLSADNAVALASLTKSLDSSELRSRALNIGITISLLFRIILIILSNILLKFILIRVFAGFYLIYLFFSNVFLNSDIENAENGTDNNKNNFRFLRVVALLSITDFAFSIDSITTAVAISDQYILIIFGAVIGVLALRFTSGIFLKLLDIFSRLETAGYVAILIVGIKLLLNTLIKESILPDYYFYFLILFAFIWGFSKKESKT